A stretch of the Diorhabda sublineata isolate icDioSubl1.1 chromosome 11, icDioSubl1.1, whole genome shotgun sequence genome encodes the following:
- the LOC130450300 gene encoding endocuticle structural glycoprotein SgAbd-2-like, whose protein sequence is MRIAVVILVLFSVAFGAQGPIREKDIIPIISQDRQFNFDGTFHSSYKTGNGITVEEQGVLKNAGNKDAETEEVQGIFDYTAPDGTPIHLVYIANENGFQPQGAHLPVAPVDENTPPPIPLAILKSLEYNAAHPEENDGIVGKSTGRKKF, encoded by the exons atgagAATAGCC GTAGTAATTTTAGTTTTGTTCTCCGTTGCGTTTGGGGCGCAAGGTCCTATTAGAGAAAAAGATATCATCCCAATAATCAGTCAAGATAGACAGTTTAACTTCGATGGAACGTTCCATTCGTCATACAAAACTGGAAATGGTATCACTGTAGAAGAGCAAGGAGTTTTAAAAAACGCAG GTAACAAAGATGCAGAAACTGAAGAAGTTCAGGGAATTTTTGATTACACCGCACCGGATGGTACACCGATACATTTAGTTTACATAGCTAACGAAAACGGTTTTCAACCTCAAGGAGCTCATTTGCCAGTGGCGCCTGTAGATGAAAACACACCTCCACCAATTCCTTTAGCTATATTGAAGTCATTAGAATACAATGCTGCACATCCGGAAGAAAATGATGGAATTGTAGGGAAATCAACCGGTCGGAAAAAGTTCTGA